The Nerophis ophidion isolate RoL-2023_Sa linkage group LG20, RoL_Noph_v1.0, whole genome shotgun sequence genomic interval aaacacctccctagggaggcgttcgggtggcatcctgaccagatgcccgaaccacctcatagaAGGTTGTCGGAATCAAATGAAAAATGTGTAACACAACCTAAACCCTTTTGCAAAACTGCAAAAGTGTTCTGGAAGACTTTACATTCATGCATTCACACATTGTGTCAACATTTAGTAACCAGCTGATAGAGGAAAGATAAAAACATGataaatgtatttgtggcagCACCGGTCAAAGTCATGTTTAAGTTTCACTTTTGTATCTCATGGCACATCATtctggtgcattcaaggacccttgGTTACAATTCTAAACAAAGGCGTCACTAGTTTTTAAATACAGGGGAGGTTTCCATGCAGTAATTATACAAATTATTATCCATTGATTATAACCCGACATGAATCAGCTTACTCTGGGTAGTTGCCTGGCTGACCAGAAActtcagggttcctggttcgaatacagtttccgccatcctagccactgctgatgtgcccttgggcaagacacctcaaCCACCTTGCTCCCAGGGCCACCTACACTGGTGTAAACGTATCTTAGGTGTGGATAAtgtttttactatgtaaagcgctttgagtcacaagggAAAAAGCACTACATGAATAATTCACATCACTTTTGTAAAGTAAAGTGAAACTCAACATATTTGTAATTGTATCTAAGTGATTAATGACAGGTTGTATGATTTTAAAACTCACATTGTGGCTACTTTATATAACTTTGTTGACActattttgtagaaaaaaaaaatatatatatatataataataataaaataagttttaaaaaaaatacattatttgttgtcattatgtttccacccccatgcttcacagtatgtatggtgttcttgggatgcaactcagtattcttcttcctccaaacacgacaagttgagtttataccaaaaagttctattttggtttcatctgaccacatgacattctcccaatcctctgctgtatcatccatgtatccattttggtataaattcaactggtcgtgtttggaggaagaagaatactgagttgcatcccaagaacaccatacctactgtgaagcatgggggtggaaacatcatgctttggggctgtttttctgctaaggggacaggacgattgatccgtgttaaggaaagaatgaatggggccatgtatcgtgagattttgagccaaaacctccttccatcagtgagagctttgaatggttgaccaaatacttattttccaccataatttacaaataaattctttaagattcctacaatgtaaattcctggatttttttccccacattctgtctctcacagttgaagtgtacctatgatgaaaattacagacctctgtcatcatttgaagtgggagaacttgcacaatcgctggctgactaaatacttttttgccccactgtatgtgtgtaaaaGTATAGAAATGTAGAGAGATGTCACATGTCTGCAGGGGTAGCAGTAACAATTTGCATTTCTACTAGTAGTAAATTCCATCAAATGTTTCTTACTTCCCCCACATGACACCAAACAAAGTCTCACAGTCCAACATTCAGTTTGTGGTGAGCCGCACAGCTGATTTGAACCTTCAAAGTGAGGAGGGAGCATGCTCTAAATTCtagagaaacacacacacacacattcacacacaccccATTCTTTGAAATCCTCCTCCACATTTTTGTTTTCGCAGCTAATGGGAAAAACAAAACCGCATTTCTGAAATCAGCTGAACGACGAATGAGTTGACCTTGTTTTGTTCAGAATGTTTCTCAGGGACGGTAAATGGAGAAGTCCCCACTTGAACATGTAGCGGACATTAGTTCTCTGTATTGCTGACGTGTGCTCGCTCCGGCAGCTTCTGATAACTCACTCTGCAGTCTGCTGCTGTGACGATAAAGGGCCTCCAGTCCTTGAATTTGCATTTACTGAAACTACACTGAAACTTTGCTGACACTTCTCATGctgtgagctaaaaaaaaaaaagtttgcatttaCTGGCATGTAAAACATTGAGTGACACAACTAACTTTGAGCTCATTAACTATTCTCTAATCCGTGGGCGGTCAAACTAGTGTCCAGACCACTATTGTCTTTAGTTTGGCCAGCGAGACGTCATTTTGATTATCTAAAAATCTGATTGATGCAAAATTAGCACCTTCCTGACAGTAATAAGGGTAAATCAGGAAAATGACCATGACTTGTGTTTTGATGTGAATGTAGCCCAGTTTTTACTTATATTATCTAATccaaacaatatatacatatatatatatatatatatatatatatatatatatatatatgtatgtatgtatatatgtatgtatttgtacgtatgtatgtatatatatatgtgtaagtatacatatatatatatgtatatatatatatatatatatgtgtgtgtgtatgtatatgtgtatgtatatatgtatgtgtatgtatatatggatataaatatgtgcatgtatgtgtatatgtatgtatatatatgaatatgttaaaatgtatgtacagtatacatatatatttataaatacatttgtatgtatttatatgtatatacatatacatttatgtatatatgtatgtatttgtacgtatgtatgtatatatatatgtgtaagtatacatatatatatgtatatatacatatatatatatgtgtgtatgtatatgtgtatgtatatgtatatgtgtatgtataaatggatataaatatgtgcatgtatgtgtatatgtatgtatatatatgaatatgttaaaatgtatgtacagtatacatatatatttataaatacatttgtatgtatttatatgtatgtatgtatgtatatatatatatgttaatatgtatgtacagtatatatctatatatgtgtgtgtatgtatatatatgtgtgtgtgtatatatatatatatgtgtgtgtatgtatatatatatatgtatatgtataaaaatgtgtgtgtgtgtgcgtgcgcgcgtgcatatatatacatatatatatatatatatatatacagtgtatgtatatatatatatatgcgtgttaATTAGTAGTCTTATAATTAACAAATACactcttaataatttgtcctAATAGAGGTCTAAAAGTGATATTTAGTACGCAGTATGAAGCCAAACAATGTTCATCCGGATAGTTTGACATTTCTTCTTTCTAAAAGTCAATGAAAACTTTCAAAATAATACCAACATGTTTAAAAATGATGACGCAACAAAAAATGAGAAACAAGTTCTGTTTTTTaaaccaattttccctccaaaaatatttaagagaagtaagaattttttattttacaccAAATATCATATGAAACTAATGAACAATAGTCAATGAAGGGCATAAAGAGTCTATTATTGATTAGTTTGATGAGTGTTAATAGTTTTGTGTCCTGCTGGTTGTAGTTCTCTACTAATCCACTGCTCAGAGAAAGCCCAAGTCAGCAGGATGCCATCTTTGTCCAGGCAGGGACCAACCAGAGTGCTGCTCTccactttttcagtttttttcgaCACACAGCAAACCTGCAGTCTCTCCTGTGGGGGGGGAGGAAAAGCCCCAGAACTACAAAGACCTTCTAAGGATTTTACTTTTGATTGATATTTTTGATCCATGTGGTTGTTTTGTCCATTGTCTGCGATCATGACAAGTCTATGCGAGAACAGGATGGCACAGGTGGGTTACAAGAAGTGTGCAGTAACTTTTAGGAGAAACCTTCTGATGAACCTTTTGATGTGACAGCAGGACTGTCAGGGAGAGAATTTAAAGCTCCAGCAGGAGGAGCAACTTCTTCTTAATGCTTGGAAAAACATGGTCAGTAAAAGAAAATGTTCAACTTGATTGTTGTAGACATCATATACACTACTTTGCCAAAAGTGTTCGGCCACCCATCAacatgatgagaatcaggtgtcctaatcacttcgctcggccacaggtgtataaaaccaagcacttagacatggagactgtttctacaaacatttgtgaaggaatgggccgctctcaggagctcagtgattttacAGCATGGAACtgccataggatgccacctgtgcaacaaatccagtcgtgaagttCCTGGTGtagattaacttgactggcctgcacagagtcttgacctgaacccgatagaacacctttgggatgaataagaacggagactgagagacaggcgttctcgaccaacatcagcctgtgacctcaccaatgagtTTTTTGAAGAATGGTGAAAAAAATTCCTatgaacacactctgcaaccttgtggacagccttcccagaagagttgaagctgtaatagctacaAAACGTGGACTGACATCATACTGAACACTATgggttagaacaggggtgcccacactttttctgcaggcgagctacttttcaattgaccaactcgaggggatctacctcatttatatatatcatttatatttatttattttgaaagagacatttttgtaaacaagttaaatgtgtttaatgataataccagcatgtgtaacacatatagatgtctttctttcacaaagacaagaatataagttggtgtattacctgattctgatgacttgcattgattggaatcagacagtaatgatgataacgcccacatttttaaatggaggagaaaaaaagttgtcctttctgtacaataccacatgaaagtggttggtttttggcatctaattcatccagcttccatacactttacaagaaaaacattggcggcaaattccgtagcttgcttgattgacattcacggcacccgagggtcttgtgagatgacgctggctgctgccagttcattattatgaaaaaatgacagagaggaaggcgggaaacactttttatttcaacagactttcgcgccgtcccttccgtcaaaactctaaaggccgattgcacatttcctatcttcacaataaaagccctgcttcatgttgcctgcgctaacaaaataagagtctcggaaagcaggcgtgcacaagtgatgtgcacgccagctttctgagggatcgcttgtgcacgccagttttccgagactctgtatttagttagcgcaggcagcatgaagcagggcttttattgtgaagataggaaatgtgcagtcggcctttagagttttgacggaaggtacggcgcgagagtctgttgaaataaaaagtgtttctggccttcctctcggtcatattttcataataatgatcttgcagcagccagcgtcatctcacaagaccctccggtaccgtgaatgtcatttaagtgacgtcttggtgaagattgatgatcactcatttttaggtctattttttttaaaagcctggctcgagattgactgacacaccccccgcggtcgactggtagctcgcgatcgacgtaatgggcacccctgggttagcacttcaagttcatatgtgagtcaaggccggtggccaaatacttttggcaatatagtgtatatagtaGTGATTCACGGGACGGGCTGTAGGGGGCAGCAATGTTGTAATGTTGCCAGAGCAACATGTATAGAGATACTATAAGGTTGatagcaaacatggcgccctaTAGTCATGTGAGGGGCTTTTGACCTATCATTTAGGGACAAGAGGacgggagcacattacaccagttttaaagtcgctgCATTGGCTCCCCGTCCGCTTCAGGGTCgattttaaagttgtattattagtttttaaatgtcttacaGGCCTTGCACCTTCTTATCTATCTGACTGGCTTTAGTCATATCAAGTCTCGCGGATCATGATGTCTTTTAGCTTGACCAGAACAAAGACCCGCGGTGAGGCGGCATTTAGCCCCGACAATctgccacggcacaccagactgtatttcacggcacactagtggttgaaaaacactgctctatagtGATGAGCGACACCACTCATTTTCTTTTCCATCCAAAACCAGGTAAAATTTTGGCTGGTATCGGCGTTACCcaactgataccaatattttgtgtAAATATACGGAATGTGTCCGGTtcatttaaaacaggggtctcagacaagcggcccgcgagacgttattttgcggcccccaccttaaaggcctactgaaagccactactagcgaccacgcagtctgatagtttatatatcaatgatgaaatattaacattgcaacacatgccaatacggactttttagtttactaaattgcaattttaaatttcccggtagtttcgtcttcgaaaagtcgtgtaatgatgacgtgtacgcaattgattgattgatacttttattagtagattgcacagtacagtacatattccgtacaattgaccactaaatggtaacaccccaataagtttttcaacttgtttaagtcggggtccacgttaatcaattcatggtacaaatatatactatcaacataatacagtcatcacacaggttaatcatcatagtatgtacattgaattatttacattatttacaatccggggggtgggatgaggagctttggttgatatcagtacttcagtcatcaacaattgcatcaacagagaaatgtggacattgaaacagtgtaggtcttatttagtaggatatgtacagccagcagagaacatagtgagttcacatagcataagaacaagtatatacattagaagtacatttgagttgtttataatccggggagatgggatgtgaatggaggagggtattagtaaagtgttgaagttgcctggaggtgttgttttagagcgcttttgaaggaatatagagatgcacttacttttatacctgttgggttattgggagtgcattccacatggatgtggcatagaaagagaatgagttacgacctttgttagatcgaaatctgggtttaacgtggtttgtggagctccccctggtgttgtggttatggcgctcatttacgttaaggaagtagtttgacatgtacttcggtatcaaggaggtgtagcggattttatagaccaggctcagtgcaagttgttttactctgtcctccaccctgagccagcccactttggagaagtgggttggattgaggtgtgatctggggtggaggtctaaaagtaaccggattagcttattctgggatgtttggagtctagatttgagggttttggaggtgctggggtatcaggaggtgcaagcgtaatcggagaagggttgaatgagagttcccgctagaatcctcaaggtgcttttgttgaccagacaagacgtcacaggttttcaggaagtatgagcgctgcgcacacacacagctaaatgtcgtctgctttaacggcataattatgcagttttttggacatctgtgttgctgaatcttttgcaatttgttcaattaatattggagaagtcacagtagaaagatggagttgggaagctttagcctttagccacacaaacacacggtgattccttgtttaaaattcccggaggtgaaaatttcctatggatcagagcacggtcaagcgaacatggatcctaccaaatgtcaaccagcaggttttggtgagaaatttgtggttaaaaagtcagtttttaccggagaaaagctgagcttgtgccgtccatagctgctgtcgactcccctgagacactgcgcgtcaacacatccgtggacacacccttccgactatcaggtactatttaactcactaaaacactagcaacacaatagaaagataagggatttcccagaattaaccttgtaaatgtgtctaaaaacatctgaatctgtcccattgcaatcgtttttttgtttttttttctagtccgtcgctatcaagaTCCTCAAAcacgtatctttcatcctcgatcaaattaatggggaaattgtcgttttctcggtccgaatagcactttttgttggaggctcccatttaaaaacaatgtgaatatgtgaggagccatcaaacatgtgacgtcatcgtctgcgacttccggtagaggcagggcttttctcttagcaccgaaagttgcgaactttatcgtggatgttctctactaaatcctttcagcaaaaatatggcaatatcgcaaaatgatcaagtatgacacatagaatggacctgctatccccgtttaaataagaaaatctcatttcagtaggcctttaacatgaaagtttaatgtaagtgcggcccgcgagttttatatgaatggtgcttgacagcgctgtgtgcggagctgaaggaatctaccaatcacggtgtggtatatggctcttgagggccgaacattgacgttaCTTGCGTGattcaagcagagaaacgttttgccgctttttcACTAGatcaaaatggctttttcaacgttctgggttgcctacccctgcattagtggaaaagcggcaaatgagtgaaagcaacagaaacgttgccatagagacgagggttttttttttacgtgcctggctgcagtcacaccgcgacacctgtccgtcagtaatcaCAGTCCCCgacaacctggaccaattcaaagcgttatttgtttttttaattgtttaatttacgTTGCCTCACACATTGGTgctgactggagaaatcaaattattattgttattacttatgactGATTCATTTAAATCTGATTCTGTTCATTTgtattttgatttgattttttgttgaaaataaaaataaagacatttaaaaatatttttgggaacaAATCCCACccactctgcatccagtggtccccaggtaaattgagtttgagaaccCTGATTTAAAAAGTGGTGTATTTTAAGATTTgctgcttcaccactttagtcataatttttgcacttcagAAACGGTGACTTTAGCCCGAGAGTTCTGTTGGTTTGatactgtcattactgccacaagtggtggaaaagtgtattacaactgagtacccctGCGGCCCAAGATATATTTTTGGTGGCTCTCTAGCGGGCCCTGATTTAGTGTAAAATAACTAAATCCTTGAGATATTGCCTAT includes:
- the LOC133538612 gene encoding protein Hook homolog isoform X2, encoding MWLFCPLSAIMTSLCENRMAQDCQGENLKLQQEEQLLLNAWKNMSSALQQQTLDGDLRPSGPVQSFLSKQRQSSRRRRLLQPR
- the LOC133538612 gene encoding protein Hook homolog isoform X1 yields the protein MWLFCPLSAIMTSLCENRMAQQDCQGENLKLQQEEQLLLNAWKNMSSALQQQTLDGDLRPSGPVQSFLSKQRQSSRRRRLLQPR